In Streptomyces sp. NBC_01381, the sequence GTGATCGACAGCTGTCCGGAATCCAGGAGCCGCAGCAGGACGGTCGCGTTCACCGGAACCATGGGCGAGGCCAGTCCGGCGGCCGTGCGCAGGTGGCGCCGCAGCCACGCACGGTCGGACTCGGGCAGCAGCCGCCACGCGTACGGGCCGACGGTGTGCGCCGCCTCCTGCAGCACGCGGCGGCCGATCCGGGAATCGCCGACGGCGGCGAGCTGCCGCCGGAGCCGCTGGATGGGGTCATCGGACGTGGTGCCGACGAGCTCGGCCGCGAGCTCTTCGAAGTCCTCGCCCGCGTCCGCCAGTTCCGCGCGCAGCAGGCCTATGAGGTCGTCGAGCGTGATCTCTCCCCGTGCCCGGTGCAGTTCCGCGACCCGTTCGGCGGTCAGGTGCCGCGGGCGCCGGTCGTCCGGGCGCTGCCAGACGTAGGGCAGCACTCCGCTGCGCGAGAGCAGCGTGATCCGCCCTCTGTGGCCGCGCGCGGCGAGCGACACGACGACGTCCACGGCGGTCAGGCCGCTGCCGATGACCGCCACATCGCCTCCGGCCGGTACGCGGTCGAGCGTGTCGGCCAGCGGATAGGGGGCGGCCGTGAAGCCCGGGTTGCCGGTGAGGCCGTACAGATCCGGGGGTGTTCCTCCGCCGACGCACAGCACTGTGTGAGTGGCCTCGTACTGCTCCCGCACGTCGTCCGTGCGCAGCGCCAGACGCGCCCCCGAGCGGACCACCTCCGTCACCCGGGCGGCCACGACGCGTACGTGCCAACCCCGTTCGCCCAGGGCCGCCATGGCCTTCTCGGCGGTGTGCGCCAGATACTCGCCGTACAGCGCGCGCGGGACGAGCGGCCGGCCAAGGAGTACGTCGACGTGGTCGGCGCCGCGCTCTCCCAGCCAGGCCGCGTAGTGGCCGAAGTCGCCGTTGCGGATCGACATGATGGCGGGCGGTGCGTTCACGAGGACCGAGTCCAGGTCCGGGCCGTACGGCCGCCCCCGCCACAGTTGCGGGGACGGCTCGAAGACCGTGATCGTGCCGGTCCCGTCCCCGGCGGAGGTCTCGCCTTCCGCGGCGGCCAGTGCGTCGAGCAGGCCGACCGCGGCCGCGCCCCCTCCGACAATCGCGATGTCCATGATCTCCCTCTCCCGTGCCGTGCGGCTCGTGCCGTCCGGTCGTGTGCCATCGACCCTCGCCAATTCCGCCGCGGAGCCCCATCCCCCGCGTACGGGCGATCGGCTCGGCACGACCCCCTCAGATGAGGGGTTGGTGCCGCGCGGAGGACCGGGCAGGCTGGGCGGCGGAGGGGATACGCATGACCGACGCACACCGCCCGGTGCAATCGGCCGCCGAACGGGCAGCCGACGCACGCGAGTTGTTCAGCCTGGCCTCGGCCGCGCTGCGGCGCCTCGTGCCGTTCCAGGCCGCCGTGTGGACGGCCGCCGACCCGGAGACCGGCCTGATCACGGCGCCGATGCTGGTGGAGAACCTCGGCAACGGCGAGGGCTGTCACGCGTACTGGGAGAGCGAGCTCCTTGAGGAGAACGTGCTGCCGTTCCGCGAGCTGGCCCGCGCGCCCGTGCCGGCCGCCGGGCTGCGCGCGGCGACCGGCGGACTGCCCGCCCGCAGCGCCCGCTTCCGGCGCCTGCTCCTCGGCAGCGGCGTGCACGACGAGCTGCGGGGCGTCCTGCGGATCGGCGACCGGCCATGGGGGCTGGTGAGCCTGTTCCGCACCGCAGCCGCGTCGCCCACTTCTGACGCGTCGCCCACTTCTGACGCGTCGCCCACCTCTGACGCGTCGCCCACCTCTGACACGTCGCGCACCGCAACCGCGTTCCGCCCGCACGAGATCGCCCTGCTCGCCGACCTGTCCCGCCCCCTGGCCGCGCGGCTGCGTGAGTTCGCGAGGCCGCCCGAATCGGCGCCCCGCACCGAGTCGCCCGCTCCCGGCCTGATCCTCTTCGACGAGTCCGGCGAAGCCATGTCGATCAACGACGAGGCCCGGCAGCACCTCGCGCTGCTGCCGAAGGGCCCGTCCTTCCCCTCACCGCTGGGCCTGAAGCTGCCCATCTGGGTGATCGGCACGGCCCTCCAGGCGCGGGCCGTCGCCGACGGCCGCGACCACGGCAACGCCCGCGTACGCATCCGCACCACCGAAGGCCGCTGGCTGGTCTGCCACGCCTCCCGCCTCACCGGACCCGGCGGCAGGACCGCCCCGGTGGCCCTCGTCATCGAGCCCGCGACACCCGCGGACCTGGCGGTCCTGATCGCCGACGCGTACGGCCTGACCTCGCGGGAGCTGCAGATCACCCAGCTCGTCGCGCGCGGGATGACCACCGCCGAGATCGCCGGCACGCTGTTCATCTCCCCGCACACGGTCCGCGACCACCTCAAGACCGTCTTCACCAAGGCCCGCGTCTCCAGCCGGGGCGAGCTGGTGGCCCGTCTGTTCACCGAGCACTACTGGCCCGCCCTGCCGGGAAGCGCCGTCCGCCAGTGAGGACCGCCAGTGAGAACCGGCAGTGGGGACCGGCAGTGGGGACCGCGCGGTGGCCGCCGGGAAGCCCGCCCGCCCCCGCCGAACATATGCCGCATAAGATCGCATCCGTGCACCCACGATCCACCGCGCCCCGCGGCACAACCACCGCCGCACTGGCCGCCTTCACCGCTCTCGCCCTCACCGCATGCAGCGGCTCCGGAGTGCACGGCACGCCCGGAGCCGACGGTGTGCGCGACCCGTACTTCCCGAAGCTGGGCAACGGCGGTTACGACGTCGCGCACTACGGCCTGACCATCGGCTACGACCCCGACTCCCGCCATCTCACCGGCGAGGCCGAGATCACGGCACGTGCCACGCAGGACCTCAGCGCCTTCAACCTCG encodes:
- a CDS encoding FAD/NAD(P)-binding protein, whose protein sequence is MDIAIVGGGAAAVGLLDALAAAEGETSAGDGTGTITVFEPSPQLWRGRPYGPDLDSVLVNAPPAIMSIRNGDFGHYAAWLGERGADHVDVLLGRPLVPRALYGEYLAHTAEKAMAALGERGWHVRVVAARVTEVVRSGARLALRTDDVREQYEATHTVLCVGGGTPPDLYGLTGNPGFTAAPYPLADTLDRVPAGGDVAVIGSGLTAVDVVVSLAARGHRGRITLLSRSGVLPYVWQRPDDRRPRHLTAERVAELHRARGEITLDDLIGLLRAELADAGEDFEELAAELVGTTSDDPIQRLRRQLAAVGDSRIGRRVLQEAAHTVGPYAWRLLPESDRAWLRRHLRTAAGLASPMVPVNATVLLRLLDSGQLSITRGVHAIEPVEVRFRVRTRDNSERTVEFAADTAEYVVNAVNPPPQAVPAAARRLVESLVAAGLATFHPSGGLTAADPRVHVVGDLAGGSSFITSSVPGVAAQAARTVRALRTP
- a CDS encoding helix-turn-helix transcriptional regulator codes for the protein MTDAHRPVQSAAERAADARELFSLASAALRRLVPFQAAVWTAADPETGLITAPMLVENLGNGEGCHAYWESELLEENVLPFRELARAPVPAAGLRAATGGLPARSARFRRLLLGSGVHDELRGVLRIGDRPWGLVSLFRTAAASPTSDASPTSDASPTSDASPTSDTSRTATAFRPHEIALLADLSRPLAARLREFARPPESAPRTESPAPGLILFDESGEAMSINDEARQHLALLPKGPSFPSPLGLKLPIWVIGTALQARAVADGRDHGNARVRIRTTEGRWLVCHASRLTGPGGRTAPVALVIEPATPADLAVLIADAYGLTSRELQITQLVARGMTTAEIAGTLFISPHTVRDHLKTVFTKARVSSRGELVARLFTEHYWPALPGSAVRQ